In the Lysinibacillus sp. PLM2 genome, one interval contains:
- the ygxA gene encoding hypothetical protein, protein MEHILRPIYQERASQPDTLGVIIVKKVEDAENITDTFDTVLFIIVREAEVPVFTKHYLHENQKMVMHVVKEETLNKWLFIGSKKQVVDWIFHGKILFDRNEYLVKLRSKLQEQPFYGRKIKTGIQFAKLIRRTLEGKELFNRENYLDAYSNVIESLHHLASLSVIDKGLYPEVTVWSQVKKIEPQIYKLYEELVFSKESLEKKLELLFLAIEFMINSRTHEGAQHILETMLKKDVWTVQELHTNNELKYYSGDLEVFVEYLIDKGFIRVEQVESKNELIQHRLYRVDQELVKSKYEL, encoded by the coding sequence ATGGAACATATACTACGTCCCATCTATCAAGAACGTGCAAGTCAACCAGATACTTTAGGGGTAATAATTGTTAAAAAAGTTGAGGATGCAGAAAATATAACAGATACTTTTGATACAGTTCTATTTATAATCGTACGAGAAGCAGAAGTGCCTGTTTTTACAAAACATTATTTGCACGAAAATCAAAAAATGGTTATGCATGTTGTGAAGGAAGAAACATTAAATAAATGGTTATTTATCGGTTCAAAAAAACAAGTGGTAGATTGGATTTTCCATGGGAAAATTCTCTTTGATCGTAACGAATACCTAGTAAAATTAAGATCTAAGCTTCAGGAACAACCCTTTTATGGTCGCAAGATAAAAACAGGTATACAGTTTGCTAAATTAATTCGTCGAACGCTTGAGGGGAAGGAATTATTTAATAGAGAAAATTATTTAGATGCATATAGTAACGTTATTGAGTCATTACATCACTTAGCCAGTCTATCTGTCATTGATAAAGGTTTATATCCTGAAGTAACAGTATGGTCCCAAGTAAAAAAAATTGAACCGCAAATTTATAAGTTATATGAAGAACTTGTTTTTAGTAAAGAAAGCTTAGAAAAGAAATTAGAACTTTTATTTTTAGCAATTGAATTTATGATAAATTCAAGAACGCATGAGGGTGCTCAGCATATATTAGAGACGATGTTGAAAAAAGATGTATGGACTGTTCAAGAATTACATACGAATAATGAATTGAAATATTACTCAGGCGATTTAGAAGTTTTTGTTGAATACTTAATAGATAAAGGGTTTATTCGAGTCGAGCAAGTTGAATCGAAAAATGAATTGATACAACATCGATTATATAGAGTAGATCAAGAACTTGTTAAATCTAAATATGAATTATAA
- the ygzB gene encoding UPF0295 protein YgzB — translation MKKYTSKINKIRTFALSLIFIGFVIMYGAIFFRENQALVIIFMVLGLICIIGSTAVYAWIGLLSTRAVQVVCPNCGKHTKILGRVDMCMYCNEPLTLDPTLIGKEFDQAYNTKKNR, via the coding sequence ATGAAGAAATATACAAGTAAAATAAATAAAATTCGTACCTTTGCACTTTCGCTTATTTTCATTGGGTTTGTAATTATGTACGGTGCTATATTTTTCCGTGAAAATCAAGCACTTGTTATTATTTTTATGGTATTAGGCTTAATTTGTATCATTGGTAGTACTGCGGTTTATGCTTGGATTGGATTACTATCCACAAGAGCTGTTCAAGTTGTATGTCCTAATTGCGGAAAACATACAAAAATACTTGGTCGCGTTGATATGTGTATGTATTGTAATGAGCCATTAACACTAGACCCAACATTAATTGGCAAAGAGTTTGACCAAGCTTATAATACTAAAAAGAATAGATAA
- the perR gene encoding peroxide operon regulator: MSEMHLKDALDTLKTTGVRITPQRHAILEYLIESMNHPTADEIYKSLEGKFPNMSVATVYNNLRVFREAGLVKELTYGDTASRFDFVTNDHYHMICQCCGKIVDFHYPGLNEVEQFASHVTGFQVNSHRLEVYGTCPDCVDNVDRKAN; encoded by the coding sequence ATGTCTGAAATGCATTTAAAGGATGCTCTAGACACGTTAAAGACAACCGGTGTTAGAATTACTCCCCAACGTCATGCTATTTTAGAATATTTAATAGAATCAATGAATCACCCAACAGCGGATGAAATATATAAATCGCTTGAAGGTAAATTCCCTAATATGAGTGTTGCAACGGTTTATAACAATTTGCGTGTATTCCGTGAAGCTGGATTAGTAAAAGAACTAACATATGGGGATACAGCAAGCCGTTTTGATTTTGTGACGAACGATCATTATCACATGATTTGTCAATGTTGCGGTAAAATCGTTGATTTCCATTATCCAGGATTGAATGAAGTGGAGCAATTCGCATCTCATGTAACTGGTTTCCAAGTGAATTCACATCGTCTTGAAGTGTATGGCACTTGTCCAGATTGTGTTGATAATGTAGATAGAAAAGCAAATTAA
- a CDS encoding glycerate dehydrogenase yields MKIYFTFEPRPDLREPLVEEFPNIDFVFHSKLKEEELSGVDVLVTYGEDLNEKRIEKAANLKWIFVVSAGVEKMPHEAIHDRGILVSNVRGIHKKPMAESILAHILAIKRVLPFIYENQQKGEWNKDTRPTELNGSTALILGPGAIGAEIGRLLQAFEVYTIGCNRSGDDVPYMNETYKMKDLMSVLPRAEIVISILPSTPETKHLLTYEHFKKMRRDTIFLNFGRGDLVSTDVLIKVLEEQLISHAVLDVFEQEPLPSSSKLWELSNVTISPHFSSHSSRYLERSFDIFKPSLRKWLNGDEDLENKMDILRGY; encoded by the coding sequence ATGAAAATCTATTTTACATTTGAACCAAGACCGGATTTACGAGAGCCTCTTGTGGAAGAGTTTCCAAACATAGATTTTGTGTTTCATAGTAAGCTGAAGGAAGAAGAATTAAGCGGAGTAGACGTTTTAGTTACTTATGGAGAAGATCTAAATGAAAAGAGGATTGAAAAGGCAGCTAATCTAAAATGGATTTTTGTCGTTTCTGCTGGCGTGGAGAAAATGCCGCACGAAGCAATACACGACAGAGGAATTTTAGTTTCCAATGTGCGCGGCATTCATAAAAAGCCAATGGCAGAGTCAATTTTAGCTCATATATTAGCTATAAAACGAGTACTTCCATTTATCTATGAAAACCAGCAAAAAGGAGAATGGAATAAAGATACGCGTCCTACGGAATTAAATGGAAGTACTGCTTTAATCCTAGGGCCAGGTGCTATTGGTGCAGAAATCGGAAGACTATTACAGGCCTTTGAAGTATATACTATAGGATGTAATCGTAGTGGAGACGATGTACCTTATATGAATGAAACATATAAAATGAAAGATCTCATGTCGGTATTACCAAGAGCAGAAATTGTAATCTCTATCTTGCCAAGTACTCCTGAAACCAAACATTTACTAACTTATGAGCATTTTAAAAAAATGCGTAGGGACACAATATTTTTAAATTTTGGACGTGGAGATCTTGTATCAACAGATGTACTAATAAAAGTCCTGGAAGAGCAATTGATATCACATGCTGTATTAGATGTATTTGAACAGGAACCATTACCAAGCTCGAGCAAGCTTTGGGAATTAAGCAATGTAACCATTTCACCTCATTTTTCAAGTCATTCTTCACGCTATTTAGAAAGAAGTTTTGATATTTTTAAGCCAAGCTTAAGAAAATGGTTAAATGGTGATGAGGATTTGGAAAATAAAATGGATATACTTCGTGGATATTAA
- the ygaF gene encoding putative peroxiredoxin YgaF, giving the protein MQTLLNEKAPDYTLLNEKGEQVTLSDFRGKKVVLYFYPKDMTPGCTTEACDFRDRHESFEKLNAVILGVSGDSSERHTKFIEKYGLPFSLLVDADHQVAEDYGVWVLKKMYGREYMGIERSTFLIDEQGIIVKEWRKVKVKNHIDEVLETIKEGRGK; this is encoded by the coding sequence ATGCAAACTTTATTAAATGAAAAAGCGCCAGATTATACATTGTTAAATGAAAAAGGTGAACAGGTGACATTAAGCGATTTTCGTGGGAAAAAGGTTGTTCTATATTTTTATCCAAAAGATATGACACCGGGTTGTACTACAGAAGCTTGTGATTTCAGAGATCGCCATGAATCTTTTGAAAAATTAAATGCTGTAATTTTAGGAGTAAGTGGTGATTCATCAGAGCGCCATACAAAATTTATTGAAAAATATGGTTTACCCTTCTCGTTACTTGTCGATGCCGACCATCAAGTAGCTGAAGATTATGGGGTTTGGGTATTGAAGAAAATGTACGGTCGTGAATATATGGGCATCGAGCGTTCTACATTTTTAATCGATGAACAAGGCATAATCGTAAAAGAATGGCGAAAAGTTAAAGTGAAAAATCATATAGATGAAGTACTAGAAACGATTAAGGAGGGGAGAGGTAAATGA
- the gsaB gene encoding glutamate-1-semialdehyde 2,1-aminomutase 2, translating into MDHTKSEKVYKEALEHIVGGVNSPSRSYKAVGGGAPVVMERGQGAYFYDVDGNRYIDYLAGYGPIITGFAHPHIAQAISHAAQTGVLFGTPTQHEVTFAKMLKEAIPSLDKVRFTNSGTEAVMTTVRVARAFTGRTKIIKFAGCYHGHFDQVLVAAGSGPATLGSPDSAGVPVNVATEVITVPFNNKEEFQLAMDQWGTEIAAILIEPIVGNFGMVMPNPGFLEFVHELAKKNGALTIHDEVITAFRFHYGAAHDLLGLKPDLTAFGKIIGGGLPIGAYGGRKEIMDTVAPLGPAYQAGTMAGNPASMLAGIACLEVLKQPGVYEEMDRLGAMLEKGITETAQKHGVTITVNRVKGALTVYFTNEKVENYEQAKNSDGEKFGRFFKLMLEKGINLAPSKYEAWFLTTEHKEEDIIETIEACDYAFSQLSKQ; encoded by the coding sequence ATGGATCATACAAAATCTGAAAAAGTATATAAAGAAGCGCTCGAACATATCGTAGGTGGTGTAAATAGTCCATCACGTTCTTATAAAGCTGTTGGTGGTGGAGCTCCTGTTGTTATGGAAAGAGGACAAGGAGCCTATTTCTATGATGTTGATGGAAACAGGTACATTGACTATTTAGCTGGTTATGGACCAATCATTACCGGTTTCGCTCACCCACACATTGCACAAGCAATTTCCCATGCAGCACAGACTGGAGTCCTTTTTGGAACACCTACTCAACATGAAGTTACATTCGCCAAAATGTTAAAAGAAGCAATCCCTTCACTTGATAAAGTACGTTTTACTAATTCAGGTACAGAGGCGGTTATGACCACTGTCCGCGTTGCCCGTGCATTTACAGGTCGTACAAAAATCATTAAATTCGCTGGATGCTATCATGGACACTTTGACCAAGTATTAGTTGCTGCTGGTTCAGGACCTGCAACTCTTGGTTCGCCCGATTCAGCAGGTGTTCCTGTAAACGTTGCAACTGAAGTTATAACAGTTCCTTTTAATAACAAAGAAGAATTCCAACTAGCTATGGATCAATGGGGAACAGAAATTGCCGCTATTTTAATTGAACCAATTGTAGGTAATTTCGGAATGGTTATGCCGAACCCCGGTTTCCTTGAATTCGTTCATGAGCTTGCAAAGAAAAACGGTGCTTTAACAATACACGATGAAGTAATTACAGCATTCCGTTTCCATTACGGTGCTGCACATGATTTACTCGGGTTAAAGCCAGACTTAACTGCATTTGGTAAAATTATTGGTGGGGGCCTACCAATTGGAGCATATGGTGGTCGTAAAGAAATTATGGATACCGTTGCACCACTTGGACCAGCCTACCAAGCTGGAACAATGGCAGGTAATCCAGCGTCAATGTTAGCTGGTATCGCATGTTTAGAAGTATTAAAACAACCTGGCGTATATGAGGAAATGGACCGTCTTGGTGCGATGCTTGAAAAAGGCATTACTGAAACAGCACAAAAACATGGTGTTACAATTACGGTAAACCGTGTTAAAGGCGCTTTAACTGTATATTTCACAAATGAAAAAGTAGAGAACTACGAACAAGCAAAAAATTCTGATGGCGAAAAATTTGGTCGCTTCTTTAAACTTATGCTTGAAAAAGGAATCAATCTAGCTCCTTCAAAATACGAAGCATGGTTCCTAACAACAGAGCATAAAGAAGAAGACATTATTGAAACAATTGAAGCTTGTGACTATGCTTTTTCTCAACTTTCAAAACAATAG